The following proteins are encoded in a genomic region of Dyadobacter sp. UC 10:
- a CDS encoding sensor histidine kinase, whose amino-acid sequence MSRRFGLIDKYSDSLRRNRLHYIICTGVMVCLLPVVGFALWGNKFFSDPAVMVGGSILNLFFCLTAYLLNLSGSRLVPAIYPDTYQSIHRVAFWFGLYVVVNITLLTVSLALYHFFHVFGYQFEKVTASWLALSLLAGSLVTAGLTELFYAFEQWKTNQHELQQLEHKQLQTELEVVKQQVNPHFLFNCLNSLSVLIYESPDVAEKFVDEMSQVYRYLLNVNAPDKEDSLVTLETEVRFVKSYIYLLKTRFEHGIDVTVQIAEVYLSGQLAPLTLQTLLDNAIRHNIVSSSLPLRITIRTTPTGQLEVFNNMQKRVIGIPFGNAGLATLISRYRLLFNQAGTIQIREEGGFFTVTLPLIYT is encoded by the coding sequence ATGAGCAGGCGTTTCGGTCTTATTGACAAGTATTCGGATTCTCTCCGGCGGAATCGCCTGCATTATATCATTTGCACCGGCGTTATGGTTTGCCTTCTGCCGGTGGTGGGCTTTGCGTTGTGGGGTAACAAGTTTTTTTCGGATCCGGCAGTGATGGTCGGCGGTAGCATTCTGAACCTGTTTTTTTGTTTGACTGCATACCTTCTCAATCTCAGCGGATCCCGCCTCGTTCCTGCGATTTATCCCGATACTTACCAATCTATTCACCGCGTTGCTTTCTGGTTCGGCCTGTATGTGGTCGTCAATATCACTTTGCTGACTGTCAGCCTCGCACTTTACCACTTTTTTCACGTATTCGGGTATCAATTTGAAAAGGTAACTGCTTCGTGGCTGGCACTTTCGCTGCTGGCAGGCTCGCTGGTTACTGCCGGGCTCACGGAGCTTTTTTATGCATTTGAACAATGGAAAACGAATCAGCATGAATTGCAGCAGCTGGAACATAAGCAGTTGCAAACTGAACTGGAAGTGGTGAAGCAGCAGGTTAACCCGCATTTTCTTTTCAATTGTCTGAACTCGCTTTCCGTTCTTATTTACGAATCGCCGGATGTGGCCGAAAAGTTTGTCGACGAAATGTCGCAGGTTTACCGCTACCTTCTGAATGTAAATGCACCAGATAAGGAAGACAGTTTGGTGACGCTTGAAACGGAAGTCCGTTTTGTCAAATCCTATATCTATCTCTTAAAGACAAGGTTTGAACACGGCATCGATGTCACCGTGCAAATCGCCGAAGTATACCTGAGCGGCCAGCTGGCGCCGCTTACGCTGCAAACGCTGCTGGATAATGCAATCAGGCACAACATCGTCTCATCTTCCCTTCCACTGCGGATCACTATCCGGACCACGCCGACGGGGCAGCTGGAAGTTTTTAACAATATGCAGAAACGTGTTATCGGCATCCCGTTCGGCAATGCCGGCCTCGCAACGCTCATCTCGCGTTACCGGCTGCTGTTCAACCAGGCCGGCACGATCCAGATCAGGGAAGAAGGCGGTTTTTTCACAGTTACCTTGCCTTTGATTTACACATGA
- a CDS encoding LytR/AlgR family response regulator transcription factor: MRTSVSHDYFADQRQLNEFHESNVIVVYHLGRALTIAGRDVAYLEGVGNYTFVCTASNRYLVAKCLKIVQEMLGSDFVRVHKSYSVNRHHIRQRWFDNIQLHCGKSLPIARRRLSSAHEALSATFISPSSF, translated from the coding sequence ATGAGAACATCTGTTAGCCATGATTATTTCGCTGACCAGCGTCAGCTCAATGAGTTTCACGAATCGAATGTAATTGTTGTATACCACCTGGGAAGGGCATTAACTATTGCCGGGCGGGATGTTGCCTACCTGGAAGGGGTTGGTAATTATACTTTCGTATGTACGGCATCCAACAGGTACCTGGTGGCCAAATGCCTGAAAATCGTTCAGGAAATGCTCGGCAGCGACTTTGTCAGGGTTCACAAATCGTATTCTGTAAACCGCCACCACATTAGGCAGCGCTGGTTTGATAATATCCAGCTGCATTGCGGCAAGAGTCTTCCGATTGCCCGCCGACGCCTGAGCAGCGCGCACGAAGCGCTTTCGGCGACGTTTATTTCCCCATCCAGTTTTTAA
- a CDS encoding sensor histidine kinase — protein MRASYNFSGLGRLIWLSLFGRWIFVLLVPWFVPTISYLLIGPPYLASITNFLLGTLMVLAMTVLAFIPHDWAAQYIARRFPSFNSSLKRAAYTALSFLVLTGVYVTVYGALIMYFHPLNAQLDPGKMVNVYLFELVAIVLLTCLYEVNYSLTKWKEIKTNKEAIKKAGLQGQLQSLKSQVSPHFLFNSLNTLSALIVDEPERAEQFVDEMAKVYRYLLQTNQEALTTLSAEILFIKSYYHLLRTRHDKGLELIIAIDDADFDKFIPPLTLQLLVENAVKHNTILEKNPLFIEIRSLGNNILQVKNNLLEKSTPVLSTRLGLANIKAKYELLSENQPAINAGPDFFTVQLPLLTAIPENR, from the coding sequence ATGAGAGCCAGTTACAATTTCAGTGGTCTTGGGAGGCTGATCTGGCTCAGTTTATTCGGCAGATGGATATTTGTACTTCTGGTACCCTGGTTTGTCCCCACGATCAGTTACCTGCTGATTGGTCCGCCTTACCTTGCGAGCATTACCAACTTTCTCCTCGGCACACTGATGGTTTTGGCAATGACCGTCCTGGCATTCATACCTCACGACTGGGCTGCACAATACATTGCGCGCAGGTTTCCCTCATTCAATTCCTCGTTGAAAAGGGCTGCATATACAGCATTGTCGTTTCTGGTACTTACCGGCGTGTACGTGACGGTTTACGGCGCGCTCATCATGTATTTTCACCCCCTCAATGCGCAACTGGATCCCGGGAAAATGGTGAATGTGTACCTTTTTGAATTGGTAGCCATCGTTTTGCTGACCTGCCTTTACGAAGTCAATTATTCGCTGACCAAATGGAAGGAAATAAAAACCAATAAAGAAGCCATTAAAAAAGCGGGATTGCAGGGGCAGCTGCAAAGTCTGAAAAGTCAGGTAAGCCCGCATTTCCTTTTCAACAGCCTCAATACCCTTTCCGCATTGATCGTCGACGAGCCGGAACGGGCTGAGCAATTCGTGGACGAGATGGCAAAAGTGTACCGTTATCTGCTGCAAACCAATCAGGAAGCACTCACTACCCTTTCGGCGGAGATCCTTTTTATCAAATCCTATTACCATTTGCTGCGCACCAGGCACGACAAGGGCCTCGAACTGATCATTGCCATCGATGACGCGGATTTTGATAAATTCATTCCCCCGCTCACTTTACAGCTATTGGTCGAAAATGCCGTGAAGCATAATACCATTCTTGAAAAAAATCCCCTTTTTATCGAAATCCGCTCACTTGGTAACAACATACTGCAAGTGAAAAACAATCTTTTGGAAAAATCCACACCGGTCTTGTCTACCAGGCTCGGACTGGCCAATATCAAAGCCAAATACGAACTATTATCAGAAAACCAGCCCGCTATCAACGCGGGACCTGACTTTTTCACCGTTCAGCTTCCCCTACTCACTGCAATACCAGAGAACCGATGA
- a CDS encoding thiamine phosphate synthase, whose product MKIIVISRSDFFSNEAAAINQLFADGLQTLHLRKPDCAKEDLRQLIKSIEPAHYDKLVLHQHHDLAEEFGITGLHFPENHRRLTTEKLWQCLKTNGYQLSTSIHDLSQLEELSDAFSYTFFGPVFDSISKKGYAGVLDENFILTKDRKEPEVIALGGINADNIQKIKRMNFDGAALLGAIWQENQSLKSIEFDESNQLIDSNRSIHSYNLETGGLSPRQLIGAELRQQHLATGAAPKQFIANGQSPKKSIAGDFSPRTQIGKLQFISNENRGMSHIQSILLALEAGCKWVQLRVKDRVEAEVLELAVEAKSVCESFGAQLIINDFPAVAKSVKAYGLHLGLDDMPLPEARKIVGNEMIIGGTANTFEHVVQRIEEGADYVGLGPYRFTTTKKNLSPVLGLEGYRRILEMLAARNLSVPIVAIGGIQQEDIAGLKAAGLHGVAMSSALLDTQNRKEAVLEIQKLLC is encoded by the coding sequence ATGAAAATCATCGTCATATCCCGGTCAGACTTCTTTTCGAACGAAGCAGCAGCTATTAACCAGCTTTTCGCAGATGGATTACAAACCCTGCATCTCAGAAAACCGGATTGCGCAAAAGAAGATTTGCGGCAGCTGATAAAAAGCATTGAGCCAGCGCATTACGATAAACTGGTATTGCACCAGCACCACGATCTGGCAGAGGAGTTTGGCATTACCGGACTTCATTTTCCAGAAAATCACCGGCGTCTGACTACCGAAAAGTTATGGCAATGTCTGAAAACAAACGGTTACCAGCTGAGCACTTCCATTCATGATCTGTCGCAGCTGGAAGAGTTGTCGGATGCATTCAGTTACACGTTTTTCGGGCCGGTTTTCGATAGTATTTCCAAGAAAGGTTATGCTGGTGTTTTGGATGAAAATTTCATTTTAACGAAAGATCGGAAAGAACCGGAAGTGATCGCATTGGGAGGAATTAATGCTGATAACATTCAAAAAATCAAAAGAATGAACTTCGATGGTGCGGCTCTGCTTGGAGCAATCTGGCAAGAAAATCAATCACTTAAATCAATTGAATTTGATGAATCAAATCAATTAATTGACTCAAATAGATCAATTCATTCATATAATCTGGAAACCGGGGGCTTAAGCCCCCGGCAATTGATTGGGGCTGAGCTGCGCCAGCAGCATCTTGCTACTGGCGCAGCCCCCAAGCAATTTATTGCAAATGGGCAAAGCCCAAAAAAATCAATTGCCGGGGACTTCAGTCCCCGGACCCAGATAGGGAAGTTGCAGTTTATATCAAATGAGAATAGGGGGATGTCTCATATTCAAAGCATTTTATTGGCATTGGAGGCTGGGTGTAAATGGGTTCAGTTGCGGGTGAAGGATCGGGTGGAAGCAGAGGTTTTGGAGCTGGCTGTTGAAGCTAAGTCGGTGTGCGAAAGCTTTGGTGCGCAGCTGATCATCAATGATTTTCCAGCCGTGGCCAAAAGTGTGAAAGCTTACGGTTTGCACCTCGGATTGGACGATATGCCTTTGCCCGAGGCAAGAAAAATCGTTGGAAATGAAATGATCATCGGCGGCACAGCTAACACTTTCGAGCATGTGGTGCAGCGGATTGAGGAAGGGGCGGATTATGTCGGGCTGGGGCCTTACCGGTTTACCACTACCAAGAAAAACCTGAGCCCCGTTCTCGGCCTGGAAGGTTACCGGCGCATTTTGGAAATGCTTGCGGCCCGAAACTTGTCTGTTCCGATTGTGGCGATAGGCGGTATCCAGCAGGAGGATATTGCCGGTTTGAAAGCGGCTGGTTTGCACGGTGTGGCGATGTCTTCTGCATTGCTCGATACACAAAACAGGAAAGAAGCAGTACTTGAAATCCAGAAATTACTATGTTGA
- a CDS encoding LytR/AlgR family response regulator transcription factor, producing the protein MNILIVEDEKLAVRKLTRLLEEVAPDFVIKGATPSIEATVEWIAENRAAGQSEPDIIFLDIELADGQSFEIFNRIDIKSTVIFTTSYDEYALQAFKVKSIDYLLKPVQKEDLLRSINKYYDLTGARTGPSPAVLPTDLETILRKLNQPPVEYRKRFLVKQGARMLSLETSEIAFFYIEEGLCFFKNQQGQKFVIDYKMEEIDEFLDPARFFRINRGIIVTHQAVMQMQPYYNNRLALTLKPAFEKEAIVSRERVNEFKNWMGK; encoded by the coding sequence ATGAATATCCTAATTGTTGAAGACGAAAAACTGGCGGTACGCAAACTGACCAGGCTATTGGAAGAAGTTGCGCCCGACTTCGTGATCAAAGGGGCCACACCGAGCATCGAAGCGACCGTGGAATGGATCGCAGAAAACCGGGCCGCAGGACAAAGCGAGCCGGATATTATTTTTCTCGACATCGAACTGGCCGACGGACAGAGCTTTGAGATATTCAACCGCATCGACATCAAAAGCACGGTCATTTTCACTACTTCCTATGATGAATATGCCTTGCAGGCCTTCAAGGTAAAAAGTATTGACTACCTATTGAAACCAGTGCAAAAAGAGGACCTTTTGCGGAGTATCAATAAATACTATGACCTCACAGGCGCCCGGACAGGCCCCTCACCCGCTGTTCTGCCGACGGACCTTGAGACCATATTGCGAAAGCTGAACCAGCCTCCGGTAGAATACAGAAAGCGCTTCCTGGTGAAGCAGGGAGCGCGGATGCTTTCGCTGGAAACTTCCGAAATAGCTTTTTTCTACATTGAAGAAGGCTTGTGTTTTTTTAAAAATCAGCAGGGCCAGAAATTTGTAATCGACTACAAAATGGAAGAAATTGATGAATTTCTAGACCCTGCCCGCTTTTTCCGTATTAACAGAGGTATTATCGTCACCCACCAGGCGGTTATGCAAATGCAGCCATACTACAATAACCGCCTGGCGTTGACGCTCAAACCTGCCTTCGAAAAAGAAGCGATCGTCAGCAGGGAGCGTGTGAACGAGTTTAAAAACTGGATGGGGAAATAA
- a CDS encoding thiazole synthase, whose translation MLKIADHLFNSRLFTGTGKFSSSALMEEALVASGSELVTVALRRVDVENTQDDILRHLNHPQIKLLPNTSGVRNAREAVFAAQLAREALETNWLKLEIHPDPKYLMPDAIETLKATEELARLGFVILPYMHADPVLCKRLEEAGAAAVMPLGSPIGSNKGLKTIDFLEIIIEQSKVPVIVDAGIGAPSDAAKAMEIGADAVLVNTAIAVAGDPVAMAVAFKMAVEAGRMAFEAKLGTQGNLAVASSPLTAFLDEL comes from the coding sequence ATGTTGAAAATAGCAGATCATTTATTCAATTCCCGGCTTTTTACGGGTACCGGAAAGTTCAGTTCTTCCGCTTTAATGGAAGAAGCGCTGGTGGCTTCGGGCTCCGAACTGGTTACGGTTGCGTTGCGGCGCGTGGACGTTGAAAATACGCAGGATGACATTTTGCGGCATTTGAATCACCCGCAGATCAAACTTTTGCCTAATACCTCAGGTGTCAGAAATGCCAGGGAAGCGGTTTTTGCGGCACAACTGGCGCGGGAGGCGCTGGAAACGAACTGGCTCAAACTGGAAATCCATCCGGATCCCAAATACCTCATGCCCGACGCGATTGAAACCCTCAAAGCGACCGAGGAACTCGCCCGGCTCGGGTTTGTGATCCTGCCTTATATGCACGCCGATCCGGTTCTTTGCAAACGACTGGAAGAAGCGGGCGCCGCGGCGGTAATGCCGCTCGGCTCGCCGATTGGAAGCAATAAGGGGCTGAAAACCATTGATTTTTTGGAGATTATCATTGAGCAAAGCAAAGTGCCCGTCATCGTCGACGCGGGCATAGGCGCGCCTTCGGATGCTGCCAAAGCCATGGAAATAGGTGCCGATGCGGTGCTGGTAAATACCGCTATCGCCGTTGCGGGAGATCCGGTGGCGATGGCGGTTGCATTCAAAATGGCAGTTGAGGCGGGTAGGATGGCCTTTGAGGCGAAGTTAGGAACACAGGGAAATCTGGCAGTTGCCAGCAGCCCGTTAACCGCATTTCTGGATGAGCTTTAA
- the xth gene encoding exodeoxyribonuclease III, with product MKIATYNVNGVNGRLPVLLRWLQEAAPDVVCLQELKAPQEKFPFKAIEDAGYQAIWHGQKSWNGVAILARGLEIQEVRRELPGDLEDTHSRYIEAIINNMLIGCLYLPNGNPAPGPKFDYKLRWFERLANHAAELLSHDVPVILTGDYNVMPTELDVYKPERWLDDALFRPETRAAFKSLVDQGWTDALRTLYPDEKIYTFWDYFRNAYGRNAGLRIDHFLLSPHFKNRLQNAGVDKEVRGWEKSSDHAPVWIELAEE from the coding sequence ATGAAAATAGCTACCTATAATGTAAATGGCGTCAATGGCAGGCTGCCGGTACTGCTCCGCTGGCTACAGGAAGCCGCGCCTGACGTGGTATGCCTTCAGGAACTGAAAGCGCCGCAGGAGAAGTTTCCTTTCAAAGCAATCGAAGATGCAGGCTACCAGGCAATCTGGCACGGACAAAAAAGCTGGAACGGCGTGGCAATACTCGCGCGCGGGTTGGAGATCCAGGAAGTGCGCCGCGAATTGCCGGGAGATTTGGAGGACACCCACAGCCGGTACATTGAAGCTATCATTAATAACATGCTGATCGGATGCCTGTATCTGCCGAATGGAAATCCCGCTCCCGGGCCGAAATTCGACTACAAGCTCCGCTGGTTTGAACGGCTGGCGAACCATGCAGCAGAATTGCTCAGCCACGATGTACCTGTGATACTGACCGGAGATTACAATGTGATGCCCACCGAACTGGACGTTTACAAACCAGAACGCTGGCTGGACGATGCACTGTTCCGCCCCGAAACACGAGCCGCATTCAAATCCCTGGTCGACCAGGGATGGACAGACGCCCTCAGGACGCTGTATCCCGACGAGAAAATTTACACTTTCTGGGATTATTTCCGGAATGCCTACGGCCGCAACGCAGGCCTTCGCATTGACCATTTCCTGCTGAGCCCGCATTTTAAAAACAGACTTCAAAACGCCGGAGTAGATAAGGAAGTGAGGGGTTGGGAAAAGTCCAGTGACCACGCTCCCGTATGGATTGAGCTGGCGGAAGAATGA
- the thiH gene encoding 2-iminoacetate synthase ThiH: MSFKEVFDQYSWDEVRESIYSKTAGEVEKALFVQKRTLEDFKALISPAAAAYLEPMAQLSRKLTQKRFGKTVQMYIPLYLSNECTNICTYCGFSLDNKVRRRTLNDKELLEEVAVIKELGYDHVLLVTGEANQTVHVDYFKRVLTLIRPHFSMVSMEVQPLDTNEYQELIPLGLNTVLVYQETYHREDYRKHHPKGKKSNFNYRLETPDRLGKAGIHKMGLGVLIGLEDWRTDSFFTALHLNYLEKTYWQTRYSLSFPRLRPFSGGLEPKVEMTDRELVQLICAYRIMNEEVELSLSTRESEKFRDHCISLGITSISAGSKTNPGGYAVAPESLEQFEISDERTPAQIATLIRSKGYEPVWKDWGRFL; encoded by the coding sequence ATGAGCTTTAAAGAGGTATTTGACCAGTACAGCTGGGACGAAGTGCGGGAAAGTATTTATTCAAAAACCGCAGGAGAGGTCGAAAAAGCACTTTTTGTACAAAAACGAACACTGGAAGATTTTAAAGCGCTGATCTCTCCCGCCGCTGCTGCCTACCTGGAACCGATGGCGCAGCTGAGCCGGAAACTGACGCAGAAACGGTTTGGAAAAACAGTGCAGATGTATATTCCGCTCTATTTGTCGAACGAATGCACGAATATCTGTACCTATTGCGGTTTTAGTCTGGATAACAAGGTTAGGCGGCGCACGCTGAACGACAAGGAGCTACTAGAAGAGGTCGCAGTGATCAAGGAACTGGGTTATGATCACGTTTTACTGGTTACCGGCGAAGCAAATCAGACGGTTCATGTCGATTATTTCAAAAGGGTACTGACACTGATCCGGCCTCATTTTTCGATGGTCTCGATGGAAGTTCAGCCGCTTGATACGAACGAGTATCAGGAGCTGATACCGTTGGGCCTGAATACCGTTCTGGTTTATCAGGAGACGTATCATCGGGAAGATTACAGAAAACATCATCCCAAAGGCAAGAAGTCGAATTTCAACTACCGCCTGGAAACGCCCGACCGACTTGGTAAGGCCGGCATACATAAAATGGGACTTGGTGTGCTGATCGGGCTGGAAGACTGGCGAACAGACAGTTTTTTTACCGCACTGCATTTAAATTATCTTGAAAAAACCTATTGGCAGACACGTTACAGCCTTTCATTCCCCAGATTAAGGCCGTTTTCCGGCGGGCTGGAACCAAAAGTTGAGATGACCGACCGGGAGCTCGTTCAGCTGATCTGCGCCTACCGCATTATGAACGAGGAAGTGGAGCTTTCGCTTTCGACCAGGGAATCTGAAAAATTCCGGGACCATTGCATTTCGCTGGGGATCACTTCGATCAGCGCGGGAAGCAAAACAAATCCGGGCGGGTATGCGGTGGCGCCGGAGTCGCTGGAACAATTTGAGATATCCGATGAAAGAACGCCCGCACAAATTGCCACACTGATCCGCAGCAAGGGATATGAGCCGGTTTGGAAGGATTGGGGCCGTTTTTTGTGA
- a CDS encoding ABC-F family ATP-binding cassette domain-containing protein: MLFLQDVAYAHPNRDMLLKQINISINKNEKVSLIGHNGTGKSTLLKLMAGVLQPTSGLIKSESIPYYIPQLVGQANDLTIAQALYIDQKINALRKILNGEVTDEHLVSVGDDWSVEERCAEAFANWELDLPDLSQRMQTLSGGQKTKVFLAGIDIHSPDIVLMDEPSNHLDLAARKKLYQYVQHTPQTLVIVSHDRQLLNIPETVYALSRQGISLYGGNYDFYLEQKRIENEALSQDIRNKERALRKAKEIERESVERQQKLDARGKKKQEKAGLPTISMNTFRNNAEKSTSRIKNVHAEKTGAIAQEVHHLRRELPEVGKMKMDFDHSGLHKGKILMKAEQVNFAYDGQQLWKLPLDFQIVSGERIAIKGRNGSGKTTLIRMVLNTLQPSAGLLEIMDFNAIYIDQEYSLIDPALTVYEQVQRFNSGALQEHEIKIRLNRYLFGQESWVKPCSALSGGEKMRLILCSLAVSNHAPDMIVLDEPTNNLDIQNIEILSAAVNEYEGTLLVISHDEYFLKEINVARAIDLDLANISPA, translated from the coding sequence ATGCTTTTTTTGCAAGATGTCGCTTACGCGCATCCCAACCGGGATATGCTGTTGAAGCAAATCAATATCTCCATAAATAAAAATGAAAAAGTGTCCCTGATCGGGCACAACGGTACCGGCAAGTCTACATTGCTAAAATTGATGGCGGGCGTATTACAGCCGACTTCCGGCCTGATCAAGTCCGAATCCATACCCTATTACATACCTCAGCTCGTTGGCCAGGCGAACGACCTAACTATTGCACAGGCTTTATATATTGATCAGAAAATCAACGCTTTAAGGAAGATTCTCAACGGTGAAGTTACTGATGAGCACCTGGTATCCGTGGGCGACGACTGGTCGGTTGAGGAGCGGTGCGCGGAAGCATTCGCCAATTGGGAACTCGATCTGCCTGACCTGTCCCAGCGCATGCAAACACTAAGCGGCGGTCAGAAAACGAAGGTATTTCTGGCAGGAATCGACATTCACAGTCCCGACATTGTTTTAATGGACGAACCCAGCAACCACCTAGACCTGGCGGCCAGAAAAAAGCTTTATCAGTATGTGCAGCATACCCCGCAAACCCTGGTCATAGTGAGCCATGACAGACAGTTGCTCAACATTCCTGAAACGGTTTATGCGCTGAGCAGGCAAGGTATCTCGCTGTACGGAGGCAACTATGATTTCTATCTCGAACAAAAACGAATTGAGAACGAAGCACTCAGCCAGGACATCCGAAACAAGGAAAGAGCGTTGCGCAAGGCGAAGGAAATAGAACGGGAGTCGGTGGAAAGACAGCAAAAGCTCGACGCCCGAGGCAAAAAGAAGCAGGAAAAAGCAGGACTGCCGACCATCTCGATGAATACCTTTCGAAATAACGCCGAGAAAAGTACTTCCAGAATAAAAAACGTCCACGCAGAGAAAACCGGGGCGATCGCACAGGAAGTACATCACCTGCGCCGCGAGCTTCCTGAGGTTGGTAAAATGAAAATGGATTTTGATCATTCAGGCCTGCATAAAGGAAAGATCCTGATGAAGGCTGAGCAAGTCAATTTTGCTTATGACGGTCAGCAGCTGTGGAAACTCCCCCTCGATTTTCAGATTGTCAGCGGTGAAAGAATTGCGATCAAAGGCCGGAACGGATCTGGTAAAACAACGCTGATAAGAATGGTACTCAATACGTTGCAGCCTTCGGCAGGACTACTGGAAATTATGGATTTCAACGCAATCTATATTGATCAGGAATATTCACTGATTGATCCCGCACTTACGGTTTATGAACAGGTACAACGCTTCAATTCGGGGGCATTGCAGGAACACGAGATCAAGATCCGGCTTAACCGCTATCTATTCGGACAGGAGAGCTGGGTAAAACCTTGCAGCGCACTGAGCGGAGGTGAAAAAATGCGGCTCATCCTCTGCTCACTTGCGGTAAGTAACCATGCACCCGATATGATCGTACTGGACGAGCCGACCAATAACCTCGATATTCAGAATATTGAAATCCTTTCGGCGGCAGTGAATGAGTACGAAGGTACGCTCCTGGTCATCTCGCACGACGAATATTTTCTGAAAGAAATCAATGTTGCGCGCGCGATCGACCTGGACCTGGCTAACATTTCACCCGCTTAA